The Streptomyces sp. NBC_01244 genome contains a region encoding:
- a CDS encoding RidA family protein, which yields MQRTAVNPVTWSVDMGFNQGEVVSGQTRTLYLSGQTAMNADGKPEHDGDMAAQLALSIDNVEAVLAEAGMSLANLVRLNVYTTDVDVLFRHYGVLAARLGAAGVAPTTTMLGVTRLAIPGQLVELEGTAVA from the coding sequence ATGCAACGAACCGCAGTCAACCCGGTGACCTGGTCGGTCGACATGGGCTTCAACCAGGGCGAGGTCGTCTCCGGCCAGACCCGGACCCTGTACCTCTCGGGGCAGACCGCGATGAACGCGGACGGCAAGCCCGAGCACGACGGGGACATGGCGGCGCAGTTGGCGCTGAGCATCGACAACGTGGAGGCCGTGCTCGCCGAGGCAGGCATGTCCCTGGCGAATCTCGTCCGCCTCAACGTCTACACGACCGACGTCGACGTGCTCTTCCGGCACTACGGCGTGCTGGCGGCGCGGCTGGGCGCCGCCGGGGTGGCGCCGACCACCACCATGCTCGGCGTGACGCGGCTGGCGATCCCCGGCCAGCTGGTCGAGCTGGAGGGAACCGCCGTCGCGTAA
- a CDS encoding UBP-type zinc finger domain-containing protein, whose translation MTMDLLCTHIESIRPVKPGTEGCEECLVSGDTWVHLRMCLSCGHVGCCDSSKNRHATRHYGTTAHPIAASHEPGEDWAWCYADKLMLDPA comes from the coding sequence ATGACGATGGACCTGTTGTGCACCCACATCGAGTCGATACGTCCGGTGAAACCCGGCACCGAGGGCTGCGAGGAGTGCCTCGTCTCCGGTGACACCTGGGTGCACCTGCGGATGTGCCTGAGCTGCGGGCACGTCGGCTGCTGCGATTCCTCGAAGAACCGTCACGCCACCAGGCACTACGGGACCACCGCGCACCCCATCGCGGCCTCCCACGAGCCCGGCGAGGACTGGGCCTGGTGCTACGCCGACAAGCTGATGCTGGACCCGGCGTGA
- a CDS encoding type 1 glutamine amidotransferase domain-containing protein, translating to MSRKILVIVSEHGYWAEELIGPVSQFDEQGYEVVFATPTGKRAHALPPSLDANYIDPPLGRSVTTEENARLGREFEQSSRLDSPLDIEAWAPERPYTSDSAYLPKLEQYHRDLDKLQADIAGFDAVLIVGGSGPIVDLANNERVHALILAFKNAGKVVAAECYGVACLAFARDWGDRRSIIWGKHVTGHCKEYDYKDGTGFLGTDFNMGPPPYPLEYILRDATGPRGAYHGNFGHPLSVIVDFPFVTGRSTPDSYLTGQKIVEVLENGLTRYGW from the coding sequence GTGAGCAGAAAGATTCTGGTCATTGTCTCCGAACACGGTTACTGGGCCGAGGAACTGATCGGCCCCGTATCGCAGTTCGACGAGCAGGGCTATGAAGTCGTATTCGCCACGCCGACCGGAAAGCGTGCCCACGCTCTCCCGCCGAGCCTCGACGCGAACTACATCGATCCTCCGCTGGGACGCTCGGTCACCACCGAGGAGAACGCCCGGCTGGGCCGGGAGTTCGAGCAGTCGAGCCGACTCGACTCCCCCCTCGACATCGAAGCGTGGGCCCCCGAGCGCCCGTACACGAGCGACTCGGCCTATCTGCCCAAGCTGGAGCAGTACCACCGCGATCTGGACAAGCTCCAGGCCGACATCGCCGGTTTCGACGCCGTGCTCATCGTGGGCGGCAGCGGTCCGATCGTGGACCTCGCCAACAACGAGCGCGTGCACGCCCTGATCCTCGCCTTCAAGAACGCGGGCAAGGTCGTCGCGGCCGAGTGCTACGGCGTCGCCTGCCTGGCCTTCGCCCGGGACTGGGGCGACCGCCGCAGCATCATCTGGGGCAAGCACGTGACCGGCCACTGCAAGGAGTACGACTACAAGGACGGCACCGGATTCCTCGGCACCGATTTCAACATGGGGCCGCCGCCGTATCCGCTGGAGTACATCCTGCGCGATGCGACCGGGCCGCGCGGCGCGTACCACGGGAATTTCGGCCATCCCCTTTCGGTGATCGTCGACTTCCCGTTCGTGACCGGTCGTTCGACCCCCGACTCGTATCTCACGGGGCAGAAGATCGTGGAAGTCCTGGAGAACGGTCTCACCCGGTACGGCTGGTAA
- the rpe gene encoding ribulose-phosphate 3-epimerase, with protein MAVQINPSILSADFARLAEEAKAVQGADWLHVDVMDNHFVPNLTLGVPIVESLSRATDIPLDLHLMIEDPDRWAPQYIEAGAGSVTFHAEAAAAPVRLAREIRAKGARASMALKPATPIEQYEDILPELDMLLIMTVEPGFGGQPFLDIMLPKIRRTRELISKHGLELWLQVDGGVSATTIERCAEAGADVFVAGSAVYGAVDPAAAVRTLRDQAGAAIAAAPWACNH; from the coding sequence ATGGCCGTTCAGATCAATCCCAGCATCTTGTCCGCCGACTTCGCCCGGCTCGCCGAAGAGGCGAAGGCCGTTCAGGGGGCCGACTGGCTGCATGTCGACGTCATGGACAACCACTTCGTCCCGAACCTCACCCTCGGCGTGCCGATCGTGGAGTCGCTGAGCCGGGCCACGGACATCCCGCTCGATCTGCACCTCATGATCGAGGACCCCGACCGCTGGGCCCCCCAGTACATCGAGGCCGGTGCCGGCTCCGTGACCTTTCACGCCGAGGCCGCCGCCGCGCCCGTGCGGCTCGCGCGGGAGATCCGGGCCAAGGGGGCGCGGGCGTCCATGGCGCTGAAGCCCGCGACGCCGATCGAGCAGTACGAGGACATCCTTCCCGAGCTCGACATGCTGTTGATCATGACCGTGGAGCCCGGCTTCGGCGGTCAGCCCTTCCTCGACATCATGCTGCCCAAGATCCGCCGGACCCGGGAGCTGATCTCCAAGCACGGCCTGGAGCTGTGGCTGCAGGTCGACGGAGGGGTCTCCGCCACGACCATCGAGCGGTGCGCGGAGGCCGGCGCGGACGTGTTCGTGGCGGGCAGCGCGGTCTACGGAGCGGTCGATCCGGCGGCAGCCGTACGCACGCTGCGTGACCAGGCGGGTGCGGCGATCGCCGCTGCGCCCTGGGCTTGCAACCACTGA
- a CDS encoding group II truncated hemoglobin has protein sequence MSTTPDTTPTIYEWMGGAEAMNRLTDVFYARALQDEILAPVFAGMDSEHPQHVAVWLAEVFGGPKQYTAAHGGHQHMATKHLGRGITEQQRRRWVDLLTDTADEVGLPTDPEFRAVFAYYIEWGTRMALIYSGPNPPPVDAADIPVWSWGQTPPWIPKS, from the coding sequence ATGAGCACCACACCGGACACCACGCCCACCATCTACGAATGGATGGGCGGCGCGGAGGCGATGAACCGCCTCACGGACGTCTTCTACGCCCGAGCCCTGCAGGACGAGATCCTCGCCCCGGTCTTCGCGGGCATGGACTCCGAGCATCCCCAGCACGTCGCGGTCTGGCTGGCGGAGGTCTTCGGCGGCCCGAAGCAGTACACCGCCGCCCACGGCGGCCACCAGCACATGGCCACCAAGCACCTGGGCCGCGGCATCACCGAGCAGCAGCGCCGCCGCTGGGTGGACCTCCTGACGGACACGGCCGACGAGGTGGGCCTCCCCACGGACCCGGAGTTCCGCGCGGTCTTCGCGTACTACATCGAATGGGGCACCCGCATGGCCCTGATCTACTCGGGCCCCAACCCACCCCCGGTCGACGCGGCCGACATCCCGGTCTGGTCCTGGGGCCAAACCCCACCCTGGATCCCGAAGTCCTGA
- a CDS encoding bleomycin resistance protein: protein MNEKLAAMLPCRSIPETVDFYKAIGFEVTFYQERPYAYAVVQHGEVELQFAALKGFEPAASYGACYITTDDVDGLYAKFRKGLKQELGRIPTRGLPRIGPLKDTTYGMRQFIMADPGGNSIRIGQPISEDFHHSPVPKEPVAKALHMASLLGDSKEDYAAAAKILDRLLSSDVPPPSRVKALILRAAMAVHLGDTPLAARLLSEADQIPLPATDRISLADDLLRAEDLRDNLSDS from the coding sequence ATGAACGAGAAACTAGCCGCGATGCTCCCCTGCAGGTCCATCCCTGAGACAGTCGACTTCTACAAGGCCATAGGTTTCGAGGTCACGTTCTACCAAGAACGTCCGTACGCCTATGCCGTCGTGCAGCACGGTGAAGTCGAGTTGCAGTTCGCGGCATTGAAAGGCTTCGAGCCGGCCGCTTCGTACGGCGCGTGCTACATCACGACGGACGACGTCGATGGCTTGTACGCGAAGTTCCGCAAGGGACTGAAGCAAGAACTCGGCAGGATCCCGACCCGTGGCCTCCCCCGGATCGGTCCGCTGAAGGACACCACCTACGGGATGCGGCAGTTCATCATGGCCGACCCGGGCGGCAACAGCATTCGCATCGGCCAACCGATCAGCGAAGACTTCCACCACTCACCGGTTCCGAAGGAACCGGTGGCCAAAGCCCTCCACATGGCCTCACTCCTCGGGGATTCCAAAGAGGACTACGCAGCCGCCGCCAAGATCCTCGACCGCCTCCTCTCCTCCGACGTGCCTCCCCCGTCCCGCGTCAAAGCCCTGATCCTCCGCGCCGCCATGGCCGTCCACCTGGGCGACACCCCTCTAGCCGCCCGCCTCCTGTCCGAGGCCGACCAGATCCCCCTCCCGGCCACCGACCGCATCTCCCTGGCCGACGATCTCCTCCGCGCCGAGGATCTCCGCGACAACCTCTCCGATAGTTGA
- a CDS encoding sugar-binding transcriptional regulator, whose amino-acid sequence MSAGRSALRMGPAELVQAAAMARRFYLEGKSKIQIAEEFGVSRFKVARVLETALERDLVRIEIRVPAELDAERSDALRARYGLRHAVVVESPADATEDAPDPENLGAVAADLLGELVNEGDVLGLAWGRSTIHMAASLHRLPPCTVVQLTGVYDAGTAERGSVEAVRRAAQVSGGDAHPIYAPMLLPDPATAAALRNQTGIARAFEYFDKVTVAAVSIGSWEPGISTVHDMLSDEERAHYASLGVAAEMSAHLFDAEGRRVGRDLGERCITVEADRLRRIPEVVAIAGGLRKASAIGAVLRSGLVTSLVTDTAVADYLLTESEPGLRPALERADPDE is encoded by the coding sequence ATGTCGGCGGGACGGTCAGCCCTGCGGATGGGACCCGCGGAGCTGGTGCAGGCGGCGGCCATGGCGCGCCGCTTCTACCTGGAGGGGAAGTCCAAGATCCAGATCGCCGAGGAGTTCGGCGTGAGCCGCTTCAAGGTGGCCCGGGTCCTGGAGACCGCCCTGGAGCGCGACCTCGTACGCATCGAGATCCGCGTGCCGGCCGAGCTGGACGCGGAGCGGTCCGACGCGCTGCGCGCCCGGTACGGGCTGCGGCACGCCGTGGTCGTGGAGTCCCCCGCCGATGCCACCGAGGACGCGCCGGACCCGGAGAACCTGGGTGCCGTGGCCGCCGATCTGCTGGGTGAGCTCGTCAACGAGGGGGACGTGCTCGGCCTCGCGTGGGGGCGGTCGACCATCCACATGGCCGCCTCCCTGCACCGGCTGCCTCCCTGCACCGTCGTCCAGCTGACGGGCGTGTACGACGCCGGTACGGCCGAGCGCGGCTCCGTGGAGGCCGTGCGCAGGGCCGCGCAGGTGTCGGGCGGGGACGCGCACCCGATCTACGCGCCGATGCTGCTGCCCGATCCGGCCACCGCGGCCGCCCTGCGGAACCAGACGGGGATCGCCCGGGCCTTCGAGTACTTCGACAAGGTGACGGTCGCCGCCGTCTCCATCGGGTCCTGGGAGCCGGGCATCTCGACCGTCCACGACATGCTGAGCGACGAGGAGCGGGCGCACTACGCCTCGCTGGGCGTCGCCGCCGAAATGTCCGCCCACCTGTTCGACGCCGAGGGGCGTCGGGTCGGGCGGGACCTTGGCGAGCGGTGCATCACCGTGGAGGCCGACCGGCTGCGCCGGATCCCCGAGGTCGTCGCCATCGCCGGCGGGCTGCGCAAGGCGTCCGCGATCGGGGCGGTGCTGCGCTCGGGGCTCGTGACGAGCCTGGTCACCGACACTGCCGTCGCGGACTACCTGCTGACCGAATCGGAGCCCGGTTTGCGGCCGGCGCTGGAGCGGGCCGACCCCGACGAGTGA
- a CDS encoding ribonuclease, with the protein MIFRNVPRSLLRVLGAVFLCAALVGAVGCSGKKPAPAAATSTSASAGSGVDVAPSGAASSAVPTPGWAKGMATVRASALPQQARDVLALIDKGGPYQYRQDGTVFGNFEKVLPQKKRGYYHEFTVKTPGERDRGARRIVTGGGGEFFYTDDHYETFKAVLR; encoded by the coding sequence ATGATCTTTCGGAACGTGCCCCGATCGTTGCTGCGTGTGCTGGGGGCCGTGTTCCTCTGCGCGGCGCTGGTCGGTGCGGTGGGTTGCAGCGGGAAGAAACCCGCGCCTGCCGCGGCCACCAGTACGAGCGCGAGCGCCGGCTCCGGCGTTGACGTTGCCCCGAGCGGGGCGGCGAGTTCCGCTGTGCCGACGCCCGGATGGGCGAAGGGGATGGCGACGGTACGGGCCTCGGCATTGCCGCAGCAGGCCCGGGACGTCCTTGCGCTGATCGACAAGGGCGGGCCGTACCAGTACCGGCAGGACGGGACCGTCTTCGGCAACTTCGAGAAGGTCCTGCCGCAGAAGAAGCGCGGCTACTACCACGAGTTCACCGTGAAGACGCCCGGTGAGCGGGACCGTGGGGCCCGGCGGATCGTGACCGGTGGGGGCGGGGAGTTCTTCTACACGGACGACCACTACGAGACCTTCAAGGCGGTTCTCCGATGA
- a CDS encoding thiamine pyrophosphate-binding protein encodes MGSGATPGRERLIEQFKADGLDVMFGNPGTVEQGFLDAVDAAEDFHYVLALQETVAAGIADGYARATGGAALLQLHSGVGLGNGIGMLYQSLRGHTPLVVVAGDAGVRYDAMDAQMASDLVAMAKPVTKYATRVTDRHSVLRTIRRAVKIALTPPRGPVFVALPMDVLDELNSELVLPATVPLTDVAPSAASVGRAAELLASAERPVVLVGDGVSLSGAQRELVAVAELLGADVYEVDSSEVNIAASHPLRRGQTGHMFGPHSKELIGDADGVLIVGTYVFPEVFPELESPFRAGARVVHIDLNAYEIAKNHPVDLGLAADPRQALRALAGVLEHVLTPAQRAAAAGRLDARTRERVRAGQAEREARDADGSPMAVFLRTLAERTGGDLIVFDEALTTSPLVTRYLPPERPGDYHLTRGGSLGVGFPGAVGVKLARPERLVVGFAGDGGSMYTYQALWTAARHGIEAKFVVCNNRKYRLLDDNIAQYWREREIPQHGFPGSFDLSHPEIDFAALARSLGAGGMRVEKPDEAVAAVGRMLAHPGPFLVDIQI; translated from the coding sequence ATGGGTTCTGGAGCCACTCCCGGACGGGAAAGGCTGATCGAGCAGTTCAAGGCCGACGGCCTGGACGTCATGTTCGGAAATCCGGGGACGGTGGAACAGGGATTCCTCGACGCGGTCGACGCGGCGGAGGACTTCCACTACGTCCTCGCCCTCCAGGAGACCGTGGCCGCCGGCATCGCCGACGGCTACGCCCGGGCCACCGGCGGGGCGGCGCTGCTCCAGCTCCACTCCGGGGTGGGGCTGGGCAACGGCATCGGCATGCTCTACCAGTCGCTGCGCGGCCACACCCCGCTCGTCGTCGTCGCCGGTGACGCCGGGGTGCGCTACGACGCCATGGACGCGCAGATGGCGTCCGACCTGGTGGCGATGGCGAAGCCGGTGACCAAGTACGCGACCCGGGTCACCGACCGGCATTCCGTGCTGCGCACCATCCGCCGGGCGGTGAAGATCGCCCTGACCCCGCCGCGCGGCCCGGTGTTCGTGGCGCTGCCGATGGACGTGCTGGACGAGCTCAACTCCGAGCTCGTACTGCCCGCCACGGTGCCCCTCACGGACGTGGCCCCCTCGGCCGCCTCGGTGGGGCGGGCGGCCGAGCTGCTGGCCTCCGCCGAACGGCCGGTGGTCCTCGTCGGGGACGGGGTCTCGCTCTCCGGGGCGCAGCGCGAACTCGTCGCCGTCGCCGAGCTGCTCGGCGCCGACGTGTACGAGGTCGACTCCTCCGAGGTGAACATCGCGGCCTCGCACCCGCTGCGCCGCGGTCAGACGGGCCACATGTTCGGCCCGCACAGCAAGGAGCTGATCGGGGACGCGGACGGGGTGCTGATCGTCGGCACCTACGTCTTCCCCGAGGTGTTCCCGGAGCTGGAGAGCCCCTTCCGGGCCGGTGCGAGGGTCGTGCACATCGACCTGAACGCCTACGAGATCGCCAAGAACCATCCGGTGGACCTCGGGCTCGCCGCCGATCCCCGGCAGGCGCTGCGCGCGCTGGCCGGCGTACTGGAACACGTGCTCACCCCCGCGCAGCGGGCGGCGGCGGCCGGGCGGCTGGACGCGCGGACCCGGGAGCGGGTGCGGGCGGGCCAGGCCGAGCGGGAGGCCAGGGACGCGGACGGGTCGCCGATGGCGGTGTTCCTGCGGACCCTGGCCGAGCGGACGGGCGGGGACCTGATCGTCTTCGACGAGGCGCTGACCACCTCCCCGCTGGTCACCCGGTACCTGCCGCCGGAGCGGCCGGGCGACTACCACCTCACCCGGGGCGGATCGCTGGGCGTGGGCTTCCCGGGCGCGGTCGGCGTCAAGCTGGCCCGGCCGGAGCGGCTGGTCGTCGGTTTCGCCGGCGACGGCGGCTCGATGTACACCTACCAGGCCCTGTGGACCGCGGCCCGGCACGGCATCGAGGCCAAGTTCGTGGTCTGCAACAACCGCAAGTACCGGCTGCTGGACGACAACATCGCCCAGTACTGGCGGGAGCGGGAGATCCCGCAGCACGGTTTTCCGGGCTCCTTCGACCTCTCGCACCCCGAGATCGACTTCGCCGCCCTGGCCCGGTCGCTCGGGGCGGGCGGGATGCGGGTGGAGAAGCCCGACGAGGCGGTCGCCGCGGTGGGCCGGATGCTCGCCCACCCCGGGCCGTTCCTCGTGGACATCCAGATCTGA
- a CDS encoding barstar family protein: protein MTLDPRPLDPALEAAEAAGWATVRLDLGGVRSKAELMRRVGLALEVPEYFGGNWDALADALRDLSWLPAAPGRLFVVTAWRAYAEARPADWETLSEILEEAVDFWRAESEDEGAGPGLTVLLAESGPGPAAGAPPRTPRLKRRRG from the coding sequence ATGACTCTGGACCCGCGGCCCCTGGACCCCGCGCTCGAAGCGGCCGAGGCCGCCGGCTGGGCGACCGTACGGCTGGATCTGGGCGGCGTACGGAGCAAGGCGGAGCTGATGCGGCGCGTGGGGCTCGCGCTGGAGGTTCCCGAGTACTTCGGGGGGAACTGGGACGCGCTGGCCGATGCGCTGAGGGATCTGTCGTGGTTGCCGGCTGCGCCGGGGCGGCTGTTCGTGGTGACCGCCTGGCGGGCGTATGCGGAGGCTCGGCCTGCGGACTGGGAGACGTTGAGCGAGATCCTGGAGGAGGCCGTCGATTTCTGGCGGGCCGAGTCCGAGGACGAGGGTGCGGGGCCCGGACTGACGGTGCTGCTCGCCGAGTCCGGCCCGGGGCCGGCTGCCGGGGCGCCGCCCCGGACCCCGCGCCTCAAACGCCGGCGGGGCTGA
- a CDS encoding putative quinol monooxygenase, which yields MTTTVEYIRYRIALDDQPAFEEAYVRASEALAASPECIDYELARCEEEPERYILRIRWTSIDAHLNGFRKGEHFPAFFSAIRPYVTAIEEMQHYLVTKVAGPGKASTPS from the coding sequence ATGACCACCACCGTCGAATACATCCGCTACCGGATCGCATTGGACGATCAGCCGGCTTTCGAAGAGGCGTACGTCAGGGCCTCCGAGGCCCTGGCCGCCTCGCCGGAGTGCATCGACTACGAACTCGCCCGCTGCGAGGAAGAGCCCGAGCGCTACATCCTCCGCATCCGCTGGACCTCGATCGACGCCCACCTGAACGGATTCCGCAAGGGCGAGCACTTCCCCGCGTTCTTCAGCGCGATCCGCCCGTACGTCACGGCCATCGAGGAAATGCAGCACTACCTCGTCACCAAGGTGGCCGGCCCCGGAAAGGCTTCCACCCCGTCATGA
- a CDS encoding helix-turn-helix transcriptional regulator yields MRADRLVSLVLLLRQRGRLTADTLARELEVSTRTVLRDIEALSAAGVPVYAERGRHGGFALSPGFRTELTGLNHEETLALLAAGSGRGEQVFGLGSALASAMRKVVDALPESHRATASDAAQRFLVDPEADLLSRRLVAEEVPGTTMVEVRRAVLAGHKLRIQYAATGEPPQWRTVDPIGLVTVRDRGYLLATKSGEDRTYRLSRVLAAEELPEAAQRPNRVDLDRIWRERSAQFLSGGDHIVVLVRVNPARREDLLNTALAVRAEEPDADADGWLRLEVTFQDSRHAQWALWQLGMDGEALAPQSLRTLLHDRAAAVAARYGGLPRGAGGSEEGAVGCG; encoded by the coding sequence ATGCGCGCAGACCGGTTGGTCTCGCTGGTGCTGCTGTTGCGTCAGCGCGGTCGGCTGACTGCGGACACGCTGGCCCGCGAGCTGGAGGTGTCCACCCGTACGGTGCTGCGCGACATCGAGGCGCTGTCGGCTGCCGGGGTGCCGGTCTACGCGGAACGCGGCCGACACGGTGGTTTCGCGCTGTCTCCCGGATTCCGGACCGAGCTCACCGGCCTGAACCACGAAGAGACCCTTGCCCTGCTGGCCGCCGGGTCGGGGCGCGGCGAGCAGGTGTTCGGCCTGGGCTCGGCGCTCGCTTCGGCGATGCGCAAGGTGGTCGACGCACTGCCCGAGAGCCACCGGGCCACGGCGAGCGACGCGGCCCAGCGATTTCTCGTGGACCCGGAGGCCGATCTGCTCTCGCGCCGGCTCGTCGCCGAGGAGGTGCCCGGAACCACGATGGTCGAGGTCCGGCGCGCGGTGCTCGCCGGACACAAGCTGCGGATCCAGTACGCGGCCACGGGCGAGCCGCCACAGTGGCGCACGGTGGACCCGATCGGGCTGGTCACCGTACGGGACCGGGGCTACTTGCTGGCCACGAAGTCCGGCGAGGACCGCACCTACCGGCTGTCGCGCGTGCTGGCCGCCGAGGAACTCCCCGAAGCGGCACAGCGACCGAACCGGGTCGACCTGGACCGGATCTGGCGGGAACGCTCCGCGCAGTTCCTCTCCGGCGGCGACCACATCGTCGTGCTGGTCCGGGTGAACCCGGCGCGGCGGGAAGACCTGCTGAACACCGCACTGGCGGTCCGTGCGGAAGAGCCCGACGCAGACGCGGACGGCTGGCTGCGCCTGGAGGTGACCTTCCAGGATTCACGACATGCCCAGTGGGCCCTGTGGCAGCTCGGCATGGACGGGGAAGCCCTGGCCCCGCAGTCGTTGCGCACGTTGCTGCACGACCGGGCTGCGGCGGTCGCGGCACGCTATGGGGGGTTGCCTCGGGGGGCGGGGGGGAGCGAGGAGGGGGCGGTGGGCTGCGGGTGA
- a CDS encoding FAD-dependent oxidoreductase, whose product MAVDDDPQVLRAVRRDLRSAYGDRYRVLGASSAADALKILDSLDERGHDPALFLVDQRMPDVTGVEFLLEAVSRFPDARRVLLTAYAETDAAITAINRVRLDYYLLKPWDPPHERLFPVLDDLLSDWLATYRPAYDGIIVAGHLVSPGTHAVRDFFTRNGQPFRFLNVERDPEALTVIAAAQPDAALPLVRFPDGSVLSAPTDTQLAQRLGLATTASRPHYECVIVGAGPAGLAAGVYSASEGLSTLMLDSRAPGGQAGTSSLIENYLGFPSGLSGGDLTRRATIQASRFGAEILHPVEVTSLTRDDPAKILTLADGTEISAETVLLATGVSYNRLDAPGADRFEGAGLYYGAATTESSACISQHVFIVGGANSAGQAAVHFAKYAARVTILVRAASLDDSMSRYLIDEIERTPNIEVRVRTTVVSLHGEDHLERLTLHDSETGEDKEIPARFMFTFIGARPHTGWLAGVVERDEYGFVLTGSDLISNGGELPAEWSLERAPYPLETSVPGVFAAGDVRAHSVKRVASGVGEGAMAVSLIHRYRSMG is encoded by the coding sequence CTGGCCGTGGACGACGACCCGCAGGTGCTGCGCGCCGTCCGCCGCGACCTGCGCAGCGCGTACGGCGACCGCTACCGGGTGCTCGGCGCCTCCTCGGCGGCCGACGCCCTCAAGATCCTGGACTCCCTCGACGAGCGCGGCCACGACCCGGCGCTCTTCCTCGTCGACCAGCGGATGCCGGACGTCACCGGGGTCGAGTTCCTGCTGGAGGCCGTCAGCCGGTTCCCCGACGCCCGACGCGTGCTCCTCACCGCGTACGCCGAGACGGACGCGGCGATCACCGCCATCAACCGGGTCCGCCTGGACTACTACCTGCTCAAGCCCTGGGACCCCCCGCACGAGCGGCTCTTCCCGGTCCTGGACGACCTCCTGTCCGACTGGCTCGCCACCTACCGCCCGGCGTACGACGGGATCATCGTCGCGGGTCACCTGGTCTCCCCCGGCACCCACGCCGTCCGGGACTTCTTCACCCGCAACGGCCAGCCCTTCCGCTTCCTCAACGTCGAGCGGGACCCCGAGGCGCTGACCGTGATCGCCGCCGCCCAGCCCGACGCCGCGCTGCCCCTGGTCCGCTTCCCGGACGGGTCGGTGCTCTCCGCGCCGACGGACACGCAGCTCGCCCAGCGCCTGGGGCTGGCCACCACCGCCTCGCGCCCGCACTACGAGTGCGTCATCGTCGGCGCGGGCCCGGCGGGCCTCGCGGCCGGCGTCTACTCGGCCTCCGAGGGCCTGTCCACGCTCATGCTGGACTCCCGCGCCCCGGGCGGCCAGGCGGGCACCTCCAGCCTGATCGAGAACTACCTGGGCTTCCCCTCGGGTCTCTCCGGCGGCGACCTGACCCGCCGCGCCACCATCCAGGCCTCCCGCTTCGGAGCCGAGATCCTGCACCCGGTGGAGGTGACCTCGCTGACCCGCGACGACCCGGCGAAGATCCTGACCCTGGCGGACGGTACGGAGATCAGCGCCGAGACGGTGCTCCTGGCCACCGGGGTCTCGTACAACCGCCTGGACGCCCCCGGCGCCGACCGATTCGAGGGCGCCGGGCTCTACTACGGCGCGGCGACCACCGAGAGCTCGGCGTGCATCTCGCAGCACGTGTTCATCGTCGGCGGGGCCAACTCGGCCGGCCAGGCCGCCGTGCACTTCGCCAAGTACGCCGCCAGGGTCACCATCCTGGTCCGCGCGGCCTCGCTCGACGACAGCATGTCCCGCTACCTGATCGACGAGATCGAGCGCACCCCCAACATCGAGGTGCGGGTCCGCACGACGGTCGTCAGCCTGCACGGCGAGGACCACCTCGAACGCCTGACCCTCCACGACTCCGAGACCGGCGAGGACAAGGAGATCCCGGCCCGCTTCATGTTCACCTTCATCGGCGCCCGCCCGCACACGGGGTGGCTGGCCGGGGTGGTCGAGCGGGACGAGTACGGGTTCGTCCTCACCGGCTCGGACCTGATCTCCAACGGCGGCGAACTCCCGGCGGAGTGGAGCCTGGAGCGCGCCCCGTACCCGCTGGAGACCAGCGTCCCCGGGGTCTTCGCGGCGGGGGACGTACGGGCCCACTCGGTCAAACGGGTCGCCTCGGGCGTGGGCGAGGGAGCCATGGCGGTCTCCCTGATCCACCGCTACCGCTCGATGGGCTGA